The following coding sequences lie in one Polyangiaceae bacterium genomic window:
- a CDS encoding right-handed parallel beta-helix repeat-containing protein: MRSLALGLASFFVALSAQAADHYVDNAASGSNDGSSWSNAWKSLEDIDWGSVQPGETIYVSGGADSKTYFEQLTVGKSGTAGSPIAIMAGRYSSSPSGHDGRVVIDGGGTRSQSIYVQNKSYVTLKGFECAHASKGIYVEDNANTIILDSMDIHDYQGQAGIMLNGANSYTVDNVTIRNSKIVSPAMYDGETDTIYIQRAQRTTIHDNYVHQRNQDPKAHTDALQAYLASGFVIYNNYFINDSVFSPEGGGTPIILGSEGTNPVIIYNNYLYMGGVWDPTGNHNSALWTRWYDNDPMPPTWVIHNTIVVAGPRCRNFIQEYDAVTVNNIFAVFNASGSLANLEESLPHAIPVDDIRNNLFWRSSGGPGFSGQFTGKGQTGSVSGWTDWVNTYGGTGVNADPLFVDDFIHTFGDGTDEGALDGELQSGSPAIDKGEDAKPLIDTLNSTYGLNLPWADIYGNPRDSTPTIGAYEYCEGASCAKPDGGPGTGGGAGNGGGVGLDGGAGTSGGAAGLDGGAGTGGTAGTSGAKGSSGSSADDGGCGCRSGRTKRTDGPLGLLMLGGFAALARRRRRTVGR, translated from the coding sequence CCTCGGGCAGCAACGACGGTTCGTCTTGGAGCAACGCCTGGAAGTCGCTCGAGGACATCGACTGGGGATCGGTTCAGCCCGGCGAGACGATCTACGTCAGCGGCGGCGCCGACTCGAAGACCTACTTCGAACAACTGACGGTAGGAAAGAGCGGAACCGCGGGGAGTCCGATCGCCATCATGGCGGGGAGGTATTCGTCGAGTCCCTCGGGCCATGACGGTCGAGTCGTCATCGATGGCGGAGGAACGAGGTCACAGAGCATCTACGTGCAGAACAAGAGCTACGTCACGCTCAAAGGGTTCGAGTGCGCCCACGCATCCAAGGGCATCTACGTCGAGGACAACGCCAACACCATCATCCTCGATTCCATGGACATTCACGACTACCAGGGTCAGGCCGGCATCATGCTCAACGGCGCAAACTCCTACACCGTCGACAACGTCACGATCAGGAACTCCAAGATCGTGTCCCCGGCGATGTACGACGGAGAGACGGACACCATCTACATTCAGCGCGCCCAGCGAACCACTATCCACGACAACTACGTTCACCAACGCAATCAGGATCCCAAGGCCCACACCGATGCGCTTCAGGCGTACCTCGCCAGCGGCTTCGTCATCTACAACAACTACTTCATCAACGACTCCGTCTTCAGTCCCGAAGGGGGTGGAACGCCGATCATCCTCGGTTCCGAAGGCACCAATCCCGTCATCATCTACAACAACTACCTCTACATGGGGGGCGTCTGGGACCCGACGGGCAACCACAACTCAGCGCTCTGGACGCGATGGTACGACAACGATCCCATGCCGCCCACTTGGGTGATTCACAACACGATCGTGGTGGCTGGTCCCCGCTGCAGGAACTTCATCCAGGAGTATGACGCCGTCACGGTCAACAACATCTTTGCGGTGTTCAACGCCAGCGGCAGCTTGGCCAACTTGGAGGAGAGCTTGCCGCACGCCATTCCCGTCGATGACATCAGGAACAATCTGTTCTGGCGCAGCTCCGGAGGGCCAGGCTTTTCCGGTCAGTTCACGGGCAAGGGCCAAACGGGCAGTGTGTCTGGGTGGACGGACTGGGTGAACACCTACGGCGGGACGGGGGTCAATGCGGACCCGCTGTTCGTCGACGACTTCATCCACACCTTTGGCGACGGCACCGACGAGGGTGCACTCGATGGCGAGCTGCAATCCGGATCTCCCGCCATCGACAAAGGTGAAGATGCGAAGCCGCTGATAGATACGCTGAACTCGACCTACGGGCTCAACCTGCCTTGGGCGGACATCTACGGCAATCCGAGGGACAGCACGCCGACGATCGGAGCCTACGAGTACTGCGAGGGCGCGTCCTGCGCGAAACCCGACGGCGGCCCTGGCACCGGGGGCGGAGCTGGTAATGGCGGTGGTGTGGGCCTGGATGGCGGCGCCGGCACGAGCGGCGGCGCTGCGGGGCTCGACGGTGGCGCCGGTACCGGTGGGACAGCTGGAACGAGCGGCGCGAAGGGAAGCAGCGGCAGCTCCGCCGACGATGGCGGATGTGGCTGCCGCTCCGGCAGGACAAAGCGGACTGACGGGCCGCTGGGTCTACTGATGCTCGGTGGCTTCGCGGCGTTGGCCAGACGGCGCCGCCGCACCGTGGGGCGCTAG